From a region of the Calliphora vicina chromosome 4, idCalVici1.1, whole genome shotgun sequence genome:
- the LOC135957492 gene encoding uncharacterized protein LOC135957492, which produces MLSECKSNSSCLKCYLKHHTLRHKEVNTSEPESTNRSDDIPSVSGNNTTVQSCFATTSKNILLGTAMVNISQTSFISHKLQNSLNLTTRATNVCISALNDSTPGPALRECDLTLGSPIDRGFKLNMSAFVLPKLTGNLPNEYIDVSNLSFSLDFQLADPSFSTSGSVDILIGADFYPKIMSDGSRQKVIGDMIAHESHFGWILFGPVPSSRNKSTIRTFFSKLGSNKHIKNRLEHFESPDAQRISQVKNSTNKNRTEWRKDFIRNIQQCNRFVHHNLKVDDMVLYRDDNFSINKWHLGHVVKVYMGENDNKRLAELKTDRGLTTIPAEKLLVLPTH; this is translated from the coding sequence ATGTTAAGTGAGTGTAAGAGTAATTCTAGTTGTTTAAAGTGTTATCTTAAACACCATACTCTTCGTCACAAGGAAGTTAATACATCTGAACCAGAAAGTACCAATAGAAGTGATGATATTCCTTCTGTATCAGGGAATAATACTACGGTACAAAGTTGTTTTGCTACAACTTCGAAAAATATATTGTTGGGTACTGCTATGGTAAATATCTCTCAAACTAGTTTCATTTCGCATAAACTACAAAATAGTTTGAATTTGACAACAAGAGCGACAAATGTGTGCATTTCGGCACTAAATGATTCAACACCTGGTCCAGCTTTGAGAGAATGCGATCTTACATTGGGCTCTCCTATCGATAGaggttttaaattgaatatgtCGGCATTTGTACTTCCAAAATTAACTGGTAATTTACCAAATGAATATATTGATGTTTCAAATCTAAGCTTTTCCTTAGATTTTCAATTGGCAGATCCAAGTTTTTCTACCAGTGGATCTGTTGACATTTTGATTGGAGCTgatttttacccaaaaataatGAGTGACGGTTCAAGGCAGAAGGTGATAGGGGACATGATAGCTCATGAGAGCCATTTTGGATGGATATTGTTTGGTCCCGTGCCTTCAAGTAGAAACAAATCGACTATTCGAACATTTTTCTCGAAATTAGGTTCGAATAAacacataaaaaatagattGGAACATTTTGAATCGCCAGACGCTCAAAGAATATCACAAGTGAAAAACAGCACAAATAAAAATCGTACTGAATGgagaaaagattttataaggaACATACAACAGTGCAATAGATTTGTACACCATAATTTGAAAGTCGATGATATGGTTTTGTATCGAGACGATAATTTTTCGATAAATAAATGGCATTTAGGTCATGTGGTTAAAGTCTACATGGGTGAAAATGATAACAAGCGACTTGCTGAGCTGAAAACCGATCGTGGACTAACAACAATTCCAGCGGAGAAGCTCCTAGTTCTTCCCACACATTAA